The Calothrix sp. PCC 7507 DNA segment TAAACTCACTTACCATTACTTTTCGCGTCACCCCGGGATTCATCAACCCAGGTGAGTCATTAAAAGTTAGATTTTTTAATGAGTTTTTACGGTGAGGCGGCAGTGGCTGCTTGAACTGATATACTACATTGCTGTGCAGACTGCTGCTATGTATAATGCTTTTAGTTAAAAACCACAGTAAGTCTATCGCTTTATAGTATTTTAACTCCTAGCAGGAGTAATTATGTCTACTGCTATTCGCCTTACAAGAATTGCTCATGCCTGATCAATATCGCTTTGAAACCTTGCAAGTCCATGCTGGACAGGAGCCTGCTCCTGGAACTAATGCTCGCGCTGTGCCAATTTATCAAACAACTTCCTACGTTTTCAATGATGCTGATCACGGAGCTAGACTGTTTGCACTGCAAGAGTTTGGCAACATTTACACTCGGATTATGAATCCGACAACGGATGTCTTTGAAAAACGGATTGCGGCTTTGGAGGGCGGAGTCGCCGCCTTGGCTACTTCCAGTGGACAAGCAGCGCAATTTATCGCCATTAGCACGATCGCCCAAGCAGGAGATAATATTGTTTCCACTAGTTATCTTTACGGCGGCACTTATAACCAATTCAAAGTCTCTTTACCACGTTTAGGTATTGCAGTCAAGTTTGTCGAGGGAGATGAAGTTGAGAATTTCCGGCAGGCTATAGACAGCAACACCAAGGCGTTGTACGTTGAAACCATTGGCAATCCCCAATTCAACATCCCAGATTTTGCTGCCTTAGCTGACTTAGCTCACGAAAATGGTATTCCGCTGATTGTGGATAACACCTTTGGCTGTGGTGGCTATCTGAGTCGTCCCATTGAACACGGTGCAGATATCGTAGTCCAGTCCGCAACCAAATGGATTGGTGGACATGGAACTTCTATTGGTGGCGTGATTGTCGATTCGGGTAAGTTTGACTGGGGTAGTGGCAAA contains these protein-coding regions:
- a CDS encoding O-acetylhomoserine aminocarboxypropyltransferase/cysteine synthase family protein, producing the protein MPDQYRFETLQVHAGQEPAPGTNARAVPIYQTTSYVFNDADHGARLFALQEFGNIYTRIMNPTTDVFEKRIAALEGGVAALATSSGQAAQFIAISTIAQAGDNIVSTSYLYGGTYNQFKVSLPRLGIAVKFVEGDEVENFRQAIDSNTKALYVETIGNPQFNIPDFAALADLAHENGIPLIVDNTFGCGGYLSRPIEHGADIVVQSATKWIGGHGTSIGGVIVDSGKFDWGSGKFPLFTEPAPGYHGLNFQEVFGPSGPFGNIAFIIRARVEGLRDFGSSLSPFNAFLLLQGLETLSLRVDRHVSNALELAQWLEQQPQVEWVSYPGLPHHPNHERAKKYLKRGFGGVLNFGIKGGLEAGRNFINHVKLASHLANVGDAKTLVIHPASTTHQQLDEQEQISAGVKPDLVRVSVGIEHIDDIKEDFAQAFGQVTA